One part of the Andrena cerasifolii isolate SP2316 chromosome 4, iyAndCera1_principal, whole genome shotgun sequence genome encodes these proteins:
- the LOC143367601 gene encoding transmembrane ascorbate-dependent reductase CYB561 isoform X1, whose translation MARYRKIPYHIDRYNSVQENMEQVRESRVSLEGFKPLTILMEVLGATLIILVAVWCGNFRGGFSWRSNPALEFNWHPLLMTIGFVFLYANGILIYRTQRNARKRRLKLFHGGIMLSVVTLVVIALVAVFDSHNLNPQPIPNMYSLHSWVGLTSVILFCCQWLAGFLSFLYPGIQLPLRTSYMPIHVYFGIAGFVGVIASCLLGLNEKAMFVLSTNYSKLGDEAVLINVIGLLLILFGGLTVYLVSQERYKRFPRPEDESLVSGGSQ comes from the exons ATGGCGCGTTACCGTAAAATTCCTTATCACATCGACAGATATAACTCTGTCCAGGAAA aCATGGAGCAAGTAAGAGAGTCACGTGTATCTTTAGAAGGTTTTAAACCACTGACGATTTTAATGGAAGTCCTCGGAGCGACACTGATAATTCTCGTCGCGGTTTGGTGCGGCAATTTCAGAGGCGGCTTTTCTTGGAGATCCAATCCAGCGTTGGAATTCAATTGGCATCCTTTATTGATGACTATTGGATTCGTTTTTCTATACGCTAATG GTATATTGATATATAGAACTCAGAGGAATGCTCGAAAACGGCGGCTAAAATTATTCCACGGTGGCATAATGTTGTCCGTCGTTACACTAGTGGTAATCGCTCTTGTCGCTGTCTTTGATAGTCACAACTTGAATCCGCAACCGATTCCAAACATGTACAGTCTCCATAGCTGGGTCGGGCTCACCAGTGTAATTCTATTCTGCTGCCAG TGGCTCGCCGGATTTCTGTCTTTCCTCTATCCGGGCATACAACTTCCTTTACGCACTTCCTATATGCCCATTCACGTGTACTTTGGCATCGCGGGATTTGTCGGCGTAATTGCCTCTTGTCTTCTAGGGCTCAATGAAAAGGCAATGTTCGTTTTAAG CACCAATTATTCAAAGCTTGGGGATGAAGCTGTCTTAATCAATGTAATTGGGCTTCTGCTAATCCTGTTTGGTGGCTTGACAGTTTATCTCGTGTCGCAAGAACGCTACAAACGTTTCCCCAGACCAGAAGACGAGTCACTAGTCAGTGGTGGTAGTCAGTAA
- the LOC143367601 gene encoding transmembrane ascorbate-dependent reductase CYB561 isoform X2, which translates to MSANYPYEYRICLDMEQVRESRVSLEGFKPLTILMEVLGATLIILVAVWCGNFRGGFSWRSNPALEFNWHPLLMTIGFVFLYANGILIYRTQRNARKRRLKLFHGGIMLSVVTLVVIALVAVFDSHNLNPQPIPNMYSLHSWVGLTSVILFCCQWLAGFLSFLYPGIQLPLRTSYMPIHVYFGIAGFVGVIASCLLGLNEKAMFVLSTNYSKLGDEAVLINVIGLLLILFGGLTVYLVSQERYKRFPRPEDESLVSGGSQ; encoded by the exons ATGTCAGCTAATTATCCGTACGAGTATCGGATATGTTTAG aCATGGAGCAAGTAAGAGAGTCACGTGTATCTTTAGAAGGTTTTAAACCACTGACGATTTTAATGGAAGTCCTCGGAGCGACACTGATAATTCTCGTCGCGGTTTGGTGCGGCAATTTCAGAGGCGGCTTTTCTTGGAGATCCAATCCAGCGTTGGAATTCAATTGGCATCCTTTATTGATGACTATTGGATTCGTTTTTCTATACGCTAATG GTATATTGATATATAGAACTCAGAGGAATGCTCGAAAACGGCGGCTAAAATTATTCCACGGTGGCATAATGTTGTCCGTCGTTACACTAGTGGTAATCGCTCTTGTCGCTGTCTTTGATAGTCACAACTTGAATCCGCAACCGATTCCAAACATGTACAGTCTCCATAGCTGGGTCGGGCTCACCAGTGTAATTCTATTCTGCTGCCAG TGGCTCGCCGGATTTCTGTCTTTCCTCTATCCGGGCATACAACTTCCTTTACGCACTTCCTATATGCCCATTCACGTGTACTTTGGCATCGCGGGATTTGTCGGCGTAATTGCCTCTTGTCTTCTAGGGCTCAATGAAAAGGCAATGTTCGTTTTAAG CACCAATTATTCAAAGCTTGGGGATGAAGCTGTCTTAATCAATGTAATTGGGCTTCTGCTAATCCTGTTTGGTGGCTTGACAGTTTATCTCGTGTCGCAAGAACGCTACAAACGTTTCCCCAGACCAGAAGACGAGTCACTAGTCAGTGGTGGTAGTCAGTAA
- the LOC143367601 gene encoding transmembrane ascorbate-dependent reductase CYB561 isoform X3, producing the protein MEQVRESRVSLEGFKPLTILMEVLGATLIILVAVWCGNFRGGFSWRSNPALEFNWHPLLMTIGFVFLYANGILIYRTQRNARKRRLKLFHGGIMLSVVTLVVIALVAVFDSHNLNPQPIPNMYSLHSWVGLTSVILFCCQWLAGFLSFLYPGIQLPLRTSYMPIHVYFGIAGFVGVIASCLLGLNEKAMFVLSTNYSKLGDEAVLINVIGLLLILFGGLTVYLVSQERYKRFPRPEDESLVSGGSQ; encoded by the exons ATGGAGCAAGTAAGAGAGTCACGTGTATCTTTAGAAGGTTTTAAACCACTGACGATTTTAATGGAAGTCCTCGGAGCGACACTGATAATTCTCGTCGCGGTTTGGTGCGGCAATTTCAGAGGCGGCTTTTCTTGGAGATCCAATCCAGCGTTGGAATTCAATTGGCATCCTTTATTGATGACTATTGGATTCGTTTTTCTATACGCTAATG GTATATTGATATATAGAACTCAGAGGAATGCTCGAAAACGGCGGCTAAAATTATTCCACGGTGGCATAATGTTGTCCGTCGTTACACTAGTGGTAATCGCTCTTGTCGCTGTCTTTGATAGTCACAACTTGAATCCGCAACCGATTCCAAACATGTACAGTCTCCATAGCTGGGTCGGGCTCACCAGTGTAATTCTATTCTGCTGCCAG TGGCTCGCCGGATTTCTGTCTTTCCTCTATCCGGGCATACAACTTCCTTTACGCACTTCCTATATGCCCATTCACGTGTACTTTGGCATCGCGGGATTTGTCGGCGTAATTGCCTCTTGTCTTCTAGGGCTCAATGAAAAGGCAATGTTCGTTTTAAG CACCAATTATTCAAAGCTTGGGGATGAAGCTGTCTTAATCAATGTAATTGGGCTTCTGCTAATCCTGTTTGGTGGCTTGACAGTTTATCTCGTGTCGCAAGAACGCTACAAACGTTTCCCCAGACCAGAAGACGAGTCACTAGTCAGTGGTGGTAGTCAGTAA
- the Coq5 gene encoding ubiquinone biosynthesis protein COQ3, mitochondrial isoform X2, with the protein MIELARFVRSLIRNKQITCSLTKCYSEAAAADDNEKTTHFGFKTVKESDKAKEVYTVFETVANSYDRMNDTMSLGIHRIWKDIFIQRLGPTHGSKLLDSAGGTGDITLRYLNYLKNTRNHRGLKSSVTVCDINKNMLEVGKIRAEKQSWTSQDNVEINWKECDAENLSLENDSFTAYTIAFGIRNVTHIDKVLSEAYRVLTPGGRFMCLEFSRVDNDVLRWFYDQYSFQVIPVLGTLVVGEWQPYQYLVESIRKFPDQEHFKDMIEEAGFRNVTYENLTRGVVAIHSGFKL; encoded by the exons ATGATTGAACTTGCAAGATTTGTTAGAAGTTTAATTAGAAACAAGCAAATTACTTGTTCATTGACCAAGTGTTATTCAGAAGCTGCCGCAGCTGATGACAATGAGAAGACTACTCACTTTGGATTTAAGACCGTTAAAGAAAGCGACAAGGCGAAAGAAG tgTACACGGTGTTCGAGACAGTAGCTAACTCCTATGATCGAATGAACGACACGATGAGTTTAGGGATTCATCGCATTTGGAAAGACATTTTCATTCAAAGGCTCGGACCTACTCATGGCAGCAAGTTATTAGATTCGGCTGGAGGTACAGGGGATATTACGTTGCGGTATTTAAACTATTTGAAGAACACCCGTAACCATCGGGGTCTGAAGAGCTCCGTAACGGTGTGCGATATAAACAAGAACATGTTAGAGGTAGGGAAAATTAGAGCGGAGAAACAGAGTTGGACTAGTCAAGATAACGTTGAAATTAATTGGAAGGAGTGCGACGCCGAGAATCTTTCCCTCGAGAATGATTCATTTACAGCTTATACAATTGCCTTTGGAATACGGAACGTGACGCACATCGATAAG GTACTTTCCGAGGCTTATAGGGTATTAACTCCAGGCGGTCGTTTCATGTGTTTAGAGTTTAGTCGTGTAGACAATGATGTTTTAAGATG GTTCTACGATCAGTATTCGTTTCAAGTAATACCTGTACTGGGTACGCTCGTAGTAGGAGAATGGCAGCCTTATCAATATCTTGTCGAAAGTATTAGAAAGTTCCCGGATCAAGAGCATTTCAAG GATATGATCGAGGAGGCAGGGTTCAGAAATGTAACTTATGAAAATTTGACTCGCGGAGTAGTAGCTATTCATTCAGGGTTTAAATTGTAA
- the Coq5 gene encoding ubiquinone biosynthesis protein COQ3, mitochondrial isoform X1, producing the protein MIELARFVRSLIRNKQITCSLTKCYSEAAAADDNEKTTHFGFKTVKESDKAKEVYTVFETVANSYDRMNDTMSLGIHRIWKDIFIQRLGPTHGSKLLDSAGGTGDITLRYLNYLKNTRNHRGLKSSVTVCDINKNMLEVGKIRAEKQSWTSQDNVEINWKECDAENLSLENDSFTAYTIAFGIRNVTHIDKVNFHYIPAKCSLYRKSRKQLQRYYFQVLSEAYRVLTPGGRFMCLEFSRVDNDVLRWFYDQYSFQVIPVLGTLVVGEWQPYQYLVESIRKFPDQEHFKDMIEEAGFRNVTYENLTRGVVAIHSGFKL; encoded by the exons ATGATTGAACTTGCAAGATTTGTTAGAAGTTTAATTAGAAACAAGCAAATTACTTGTTCATTGACCAAGTGTTATTCAGAAGCTGCCGCAGCTGATGACAATGAGAAGACTACTCACTTTGGATTTAAGACCGTTAAAGAAAGCGACAAGGCGAAAGAAG tgTACACGGTGTTCGAGACAGTAGCTAACTCCTATGATCGAATGAACGACACGATGAGTTTAGGGATTCATCGCATTTGGAAAGACATTTTCATTCAAAGGCTCGGACCTACTCATGGCAGCAAGTTATTAGATTCGGCTGGAGGTACAGGGGATATTACGTTGCGGTATTTAAACTATTTGAAGAACACCCGTAACCATCGGGGTCTGAAGAGCTCCGTAACGGTGTGCGATATAAACAAGAACATGTTAGAGGTAGGGAAAATTAGAGCGGAGAAACAGAGTTGGACTAGTCAAGATAACGTTGAAATTAATTGGAAGGAGTGCGACGCCGAGAATCTTTCCCTCGAGAATGATTCATTTACAGCTTATACAATTGCCTTTGGAATACGGAACGTGACGCACATCGATAAGGTGAACTTTCATTATATACCAGCTAAATGTTCGTTGTATAGAAAGAGCCGGAAGCAATTGCAGAGATATTACTTTCAG GTACTTTCCGAGGCTTATAGGGTATTAACTCCAGGCGGTCGTTTCATGTGTTTAGAGTTTAGTCGTGTAGACAATGATGTTTTAAGATG GTTCTACGATCAGTATTCGTTTCAAGTAATACCTGTACTGGGTACGCTCGTAGTAGGAGAATGGCAGCCTTATCAATATCTTGTCGAAAGTATTAGAAAGTTCCCGGATCAAGAGCATTTCAAG GATATGATCGAGGAGGCAGGGTTCAGAAATGTAACTTATGAAAATTTGACTCGCGGAGTAGTAGCTATTCATTCAGGGTTTAAATTGTAA